One window of the Pieris brassicae chromosome 2, ilPieBrab1.1, whole genome shotgun sequence genome contains the following:
- the LOC123719969 gene encoding SRR1-like protein isoform X1, with protein sequence MSNHKYDSDGFQIVASKKSFKNKSTKVPRQPSDFLKSKSFNIDIEKSYKKIISAVDVLKDCQFSKDLIKSVSNIVLDRQIVELVCFGLGSIGECNISRYQLALLLCLKDAFEIDNILVHDPIFSSQECDLLKRLKLTIIEKNSEGDYVISNQGVTIVYLPHCPKQLTNNFLWSNWNTHLENCILLCNSFTSLIENQLSRVLSESVPYIQNIFSYTTEVSLENNFVYKDIFNDTSIHYFPSDKLILAPVDFWLQQKKPEYKDTEEFITSLMIEKLNIV encoded by the exons atgtcAAATCATAAATATGACAGTGATGGTTTTCAAATAGTTGCATcgaaaaaatcatttaaaaacaaatccaCAAAGGTACCAAGACAACCGTCTGATTTTCTAAAATCTAAGTcgtttaatattgatattgaaaAATCTTACAA aaaaatcatTTCGGCTGTGGACGTGTTAAAGGATTGTCAATTTTCTAAAGACTTAATTAAATCAGTGAGTAACATTGTATTGGATAGACAGATCGTAGAGCTGGTTTGTTTTGGACTCGGAAGTATAGGAGAATGCAATATTTCAAGATATCAACTAGCATTACTACTGTGTCTAAAGGACGCCTTTGAAATAGATAATATACTTGTCCACGATCCTATTTTTAGTTCGCAAGAGTGCGATCTTTTAAAACGATTAAAATTGACTATAATTGAGAAAAACAGTGAAGGTGATTATGTAATATCAAACCAAGGTGTAACTATTGTCTATTTACCTCACTGTCCTAagcaattaactaataattttcTCTGGAGCAACTGGAATACACATTTGGAAAATTGCATTCTGCTATGTAATAGCTTTACATCACTTATAGAAAATCAACTAAGTAGAGTCCTATCAGAATCTGTCCCATATATACAgaacatattttcatatacaACTGAGGTctcattagaaaataattttgtctataaagatatttttaatgatacttCAATTCATTACTTTCCAAGTGATAAGTTGATATTGGCTCCTGTAGACTTCTGGTTGCAACAAAAAAAGCCAGAATACAAAGACACTGAAGAGTTTATTACATCTCTTATGAttgagaaattaaatattgtttga
- the LOC123719969 gene encoding protein FMC1 homolog isoform X2, with translation MASISSKTALATLRQLLSELRKLSSSPKLAENQMARYILSQYRKYQTTDQQLCKAADEMHFRAKSYCEYLHNARRYKEINTEFKGKGERTVGETANMVGFKMPHDPK, from the coding sequence ATGGCATCAATTTCATCAAAAACTGCATTGGCAACCCTACGACAGCTGTTATCAGAATTACGTAAGCTGAGTTCAAGTCCAAAGTTAGCAGAGAACCAAATGGCAAGATACATATTGAGCCAATATCGGAAGTACCAAACAACAGACCAGCAACTTTGTAAAGCAGCAGATGAAATGCATTTTAGGGCTAAAAGCTATTGTGAATACCTTCACAATGCTCGACGCTATAAGGAAATAAACACCGAATTCAAAGGAAAAGGGGAGAGAACAGTGGGAGAAACTGCTAATATGGTGGGTTTTAAAATGCCACATGATCCCAAGTGA